One window of the Anas acuta chromosome 12, bAnaAcu1.1, whole genome shotgun sequence genome contains the following:
- the PIERCE2 gene encoding piercer of microtubule wall 2 protein has product MTTSAEKLPSGPNTGTKHSSRLPVCTNPGNPVFSCMLDPRTLMTSSSSRKPQVLLFKTTSSEYGAIPPTSQMLPCIYHPADQTFTKHLLTCGSSQDGYLNTAIDRSRVYDYPNLQHTL; this is encoded by the coding sequence ATGACAACTTCTGCTGAGAAGCTGCCCTCGGGTCCCAACACCGGGACAAAGCACTCTTCTCGTCTGCCTGTCTGCACAAACCCTGGCAATCCTGTGTTCTCCTGCATGCTGGACCCCAGAACGCTGATGACCAGTAGCTCTTCGAGAAAGCCTCAGGttttactgtttaaaacaaCTTCAAGTGAATACGGTGCTATCCCGCCTACTTCACAGATGTTGCCTTGTATTTACCATCCAGCAGATCAAACGTTTACAAAACACTTACTCACCTGTGGGTCATCTCAGGATGGTTATTTGAATACTGCCATTGACAGAAGTCGGGTATATGACTACCCCAATTTGCAGCATACTCTGTAA